The following proteins are co-located in the Spirosoma montaniterrae genome:
- a CDS encoding S66 peptidase family protein: MLSRRSLLKTAVLAPVIGAFQPPVSTVKPLRLKPGDTVGLACPAAPAYSREQVQVTIESLAALGLKTKLAPHFYDRYGYLAGHDADRAADLNALFADPTVHMVMAMHGGWGCARLLPLLDYDLMRRNPKLLIGYSDITALLLSIYAKTGLATLHGPEGAATWNAYTVDWFRRVLMNGEAVTFQNPAEKSDLLAQTKDRIWTIQSGTARGQLVGGNLTVLCHLVGSPYLPDWRGKLLFIEDVGEDVYSMDRMLTHLKLAGILGQVAGVVFGKCTRCDAGSGGYGSLTLEDVLTEHIGPLNIPAYAGAMIGHIADKFTIPLGINAELDATKGTIRLLESAVL; this comes from the coding sequence ATGCTTAGTCGTCGTTCGCTTTTAAAAACTGCTGTCCTCGCGCCTGTTATCGGTGCTTTTCAACCGCCCGTTTCAACGGTGAAACCGCTCCGGCTTAAACCCGGCGATACCGTTGGGCTGGCCTGTCCGGCAGCACCTGCCTACAGTCGCGAACAGGTGCAGGTAACAATAGAATCGCTGGCTGCGCTGGGGCTGAAAACCAAACTGGCACCTCATTTCTACGACCGCTACGGCTACCTCGCCGGGCACGACGCCGACCGGGCCGCCGACCTCAACGCCCTGTTTGCCGACCCGACCGTACACATGGTCATGGCCATGCACGGTGGCTGGGGTTGTGCCCGGCTGTTGCCCCTGCTCGACTACGACCTGATGCGCCGGAACCCGAAACTGCTCATTGGCTACAGCGACATCACGGCCCTGCTGCTGAGTATCTACGCCAAAACCGGCCTCGCTACCCTGCACGGCCCCGAAGGAGCCGCCACCTGGAATGCGTACACGGTCGATTGGTTTCGGCGGGTGCTGATGAACGGCGAAGCAGTGACGTTTCAAAACCCCGCCGAGAAAAGCGATTTACTGGCGCAGACAAAAGACCGCATCTGGACAATTCAATCCGGTACGGCACGCGGCCAACTTGTAGGCGGCAATCTCACGGTACTGTGCCACCTCGTTGGCTCACCCTATTTGCCCGACTGGCGTGGTAAACTGCTGTTTATTGAAGACGTGGGCGAAGACGTCTACAGCATGGACCGGATGCTAACACACCTGAAATTAGCCGGTATTCTGGGACAGGTGGCGGGGGTGGTATTCGGCAAATGCACCCGCTGCGATGCAGGCAGTGGTGGTTATGGTTCGCTCACCCTCGAAGACGTACTGACCGAACACATTGGGCCGCTGAACATACCGGCTTATGCTGGTGCCATGATCGGGCATATTGCCGATAAATTCACTATCCCGCTCGGTATCAACGCCGAACTCGATGCTACAAAAGGAACCATTCGCCTGCTCGAAAGCGCAGTGCTGTAA
- a CDS encoding S8 family serine peptidase — protein sequence MSAIFYRFLFVGCIAVVPAFGQLVDPDYVDGEVYIKVKALADPTQVKTSPVTNLAAELPSLIKFTNRFTFDRAEQSFYFATDAGLKRVYRLKIADAKRVDELIEEIRKDGDIEYIEKVPLMRVSLVPNDPATNTQYHLNTIKAYQAWDINQGNALIKIAICDDAVQTNHPDLQGNMLPGYDVANGDTDPNPPSTGLSHGTHVAGIAGAVTNNGVGIASLGFNKVKLIPVKSTTDASAGQTIITHAYEGVAWAAQNGANIINTSWGGGGYSQTAQNLANSVYNQGIIWIAAAGNDNVSTVSYPGAYSNVVAVVSTTSTDTRSGFSNYGTAADVCAPGSSIYSTVPFNTYASYSGTSMACPLTASLFGYIWSINPALTPAQLITLIKNTCDNIDAQNPGLTGLLGSGRINALRAVQQACPTIPAVNILPGGNTLVCAGTSLTLTATPVSGGTYQWRRDNVATGTNTNTLVVSETGVYNVTVTTADGCSASATAVNVTVIPATLTISTNKPPVLCGIDSVRLTIPVTYAGLVEWRRNGLTISNARNSLVVREPGDYSVRLSAAGLSCTAVSNVLSVTAVMVDTQVTASGSPQLCPGQSLTLSVAPTAGANYQWRRSGAFVGTNANSLTVNETGAYSVSITSGLCTFSSTSIAVTVLPVSLVISATRPTTFCTGDSTLLTTTNVPGLAYTWLRNGAVVSGSSSATLVAKTNGQYVVTSAFSSCSVASTPVTVLIPSFSVAITNTLNTSLACTGARLPLTATVIPAAGYQWFRNNATVAGASTGSFTAVQPGNYRAVATTQGCSFSSSAVALQFLDVQTASPVTQSVSLCLSQPGVPVSSSLTATAPVCPASLTQTPVYAGGTVGYDAGQKSGSDPTVMVSNLPLLSNLRVSITWLKKRGGDQTTCGTATQTGNPYNNEVQFQLRSPQGTVITLVPAGLYGGGNAGMVTTVFQDGAATIASGATPASGMFSPAQPLATVYAENPNGTWTLLPFDNAMTDPLCISGFSLTAVSVASSSATVSWWDAIAGGNLLASGSAYTPVASTVTSQVVFAQALCSGLCPSVRVPVTLNQLTMRTLKTGDWTNPTTWSCNRVPTLADMVYIDAGHVVSLTDSQPQARQIIYQGGTLRFLTNGVVRLQQN from the coding sequence ATGTCAGCTATTTTTTACCGTTTTCTGTTTGTGGGATGTATCGCGGTTGTTCCGGCTTTTGGGCAGCTTGTTGATCCAGATTACGTTGATGGTGAGGTATATATAAAAGTCAAAGCCCTTGCCGACCCAACGCAGGTGAAAACCAGCCCGGTTACGAATCTGGCTGCCGAACTACCGTCTTTAATCAAGTTTACGAACCGCTTTACGTTCGACCGTGCCGAGCAGTCGTTTTATTTTGCGACCGACGCGGGTCTGAAACGAGTGTACCGGCTGAAAATTGCCGATGCCAAGCGCGTTGATGAACTAATTGAGGAAATCAGAAAAGACGGCGATATTGAGTACATCGAGAAAGTGCCGCTGATGCGCGTATCGCTTGTGCCGAACGACCCCGCCACAAACACGCAATACCATCTAAACACCATAAAAGCGTATCAGGCGTGGGACATCAATCAGGGAAACGCGCTGATTAAAATCGCCATTTGCGACGATGCTGTCCAAACAAATCATCCTGATTTACAGGGAAATATGCTGCCCGGCTACGATGTAGCCAACGGCGACACTGACCCTAACCCGCCCAGCACCGGCTTGTCGCACGGCACGCATGTTGCCGGTATTGCCGGAGCTGTAACCAACAATGGCGTAGGTATAGCCTCGCTGGGGTTCAATAAAGTCAAGCTAATTCCGGTTAAATCAACGACCGATGCGTCGGCAGGGCAGACAATCATCACCCATGCGTATGAGGGCGTGGCGTGGGCAGCCCAAAACGGTGCCAATATCATCAACACCTCGTGGGGCGGGGGAGGGTATTCTCAAACGGCGCAGAATCTGGCTAATTCTGTTTATAATCAGGGTATTATCTGGATTGCAGCCGCTGGCAATGACAATGTATCGACCGTTAGTTACCCAGGGGCCTATAGCAACGTAGTTGCCGTAGTGAGTACCACCTCGACCGACACCCGCAGTGGTTTTAGCAACTATGGTACGGCGGCAGACGTTTGCGCACCCGGTTCGTCGATTTACAGTACAGTGCCCTTCAATACCTATGCCAGCTACAGCGGTACGTCAATGGCCTGCCCGCTGACCGCCAGTTTGTTCGGCTATATCTGGTCAATAAATCCGGCCCTGACGCCTGCACAACTTATCACGCTCATCAAAAACACCTGCGACAATATCGACGCGCAGAATCCGGGCCTGACGGGGCTGTTGGGTAGTGGCCGTATCAATGCGCTCCGGGCCGTGCAGCAGGCGTGTCCAACAATTCCGGCAGTTAATATATTGCCGGGTGGCAACACCCTTGTCTGCGCCGGAACTTCGCTTACGCTGACTGCTACCCCAGTGTCGGGCGGCACCTACCAATGGCGGAGAGATAATGTAGCGACCGGCACGAATACCAATACACTGGTGGTCAGCGAAACGGGCGTGTACAATGTTACGGTTACAACGGCAGATGGTTGCTCCGCGTCGGCAACGGCGGTAAACGTTACGGTCATTCCTGCTACGCTCACCATTTCGACCAACAAGCCGCCCGTATTGTGTGGAATCGATTCGGTAAGGCTAACTATTCCGGTTACGTATGCCGGCCTGGTCGAGTGGCGCAGAAACGGTCTTACCATCAGTAACGCCCGCAATTCGCTGGTGGTGCGCGAGCCGGGCGATTACTCGGTGCGGCTCTCGGCAGCAGGGCTAAGCTGCACCGCCGTGAGCAACGTACTCAGCGTGACGGCGGTTATGGTCGATACGCAGGTTACGGCATCGGGTAGTCCGCAACTCTGTCCGGGGCAAAGCCTGACGCTGAGCGTTGCCCCTACTGCCGGAGCAAACTACCAGTGGCGACGCAGTGGCGCGTTCGTTGGTACAAATGCCAACTCGCTGACTGTCAATGAAACCGGAGCCTATTCGGTGAGTATCACATCGGGGCTTTGTACATTCTCGTCAACATCGATAGCGGTTACGGTACTACCTGTTTCGCTGGTTATCTCGGCCACGCGCCCAACCACATTCTGTACCGGCGATTCAACCCTGTTGACAACTACCAACGTGCCGGGCCTGGCATACACCTGGCTTCGGAATGGCGCGGTCGTGAGCGGTAGTAGCTCGGCAACACTGGTGGCAAAAACCAACGGTCAGTACGTTGTAACGTCGGCGTTTAGCAGTTGTAGCGTGGCTTCAACCCCGGTAACAGTGCTAATTCCGTCGTTTAGCGTAGCCATCACGAATACGCTGAATACCTCACTGGCCTGCACGGGTGCCCGGCTTCCGCTGACGGCAACGGTAATTCCAGCGGCTGGTTATCAATGGTTTCGGAACAATGCGACTGTAGCTGGTGCGTCTACAGGGTCATTTACAGCGGTGCAACCGGGCAATTACCGGGCAGTGGCCACCACGCAGGGGTGTTCATTTAGCTCCAGTGCGGTTGCGCTTCAATTTCTCGATGTGCAGACGGCCAGCCCGGTTACGCAGTCGGTATCGCTTTGTTTGTCGCAGCCGGGCGTCCCGGTCAGCTCATCGCTCACGGCAACGGCTCCTGTTTGTCCGGCCAGCCTGACGCAAACACCGGTCTATGCAGGCGGAACCGTGGGTTACGATGCCGGACAAAAGAGCGGCTCCGACCCGACGGTAATGGTCAGTAATCTGCCACTGCTGAGCAACCTGCGCGTGTCGATCACATGGCTGAAAAAACGGGGTGGAGACCAGACCACGTGCGGAACGGCCACACAAACCGGCAACCCCTACAACAATGAAGTTCAGTTCCAGCTTCGGTCGCCCCAGGGAACGGTAATCACGCTGGTGCCTGCCGGACTATATGGCGGTGGTAACGCCGGTATGGTGACAACGGTTTTTCAGGATGGTGCAGCCACGATAGCATCGGGAGCAACGCCTGCGTCGGGAATGTTTTCGCCTGCTCAGCCGCTGGCTACGGTATATGCCGAAAACCCAAATGGCACCTGGACGCTGCTGCCCTTCGACAATGCCATGACCGACCCGCTCTGTATATCAGGATTCTCACTCACAGCCGTTTCGGTTGCCAGTTCATCGGCAACCGTAAGTTGGTGGGATGCTATAGCAGGCGGTAATCTGTTGGCGTCGGGTAGCGCGTACACGCCCGTAGCCTCAACCGTTACGAGTCAGGTCGTTTTTGCTCAGGCACTTTGTTCGGGACTGTGTCCGAGCGTTCGGGTGCCGGTTACGCTAAACCAACTGACCATGCGCACATTAAAAACCGGCGACTGGACTAACCCAACCACCTGGTCTTGCAACCGTGTGCCAACCCTTGCCGACATGGTGTACATTGATGCGGGCCACGTTGTATCGCTTACCGACAGTCAGCCACAGGCCCGGCAGATTATTTATCAGGGAGGCACACTGCGTTTCCTGACAAATGGCGTAGTCAGGCTTCAACAGAATTAG
- a CDS encoding DUF433 domain-containing protein: protein MTQQASIIRNPAVMMGKPTIAGTRITVELIVRKLAGGFTIDDILGMYPHLSREQVLAALDYAANLIAHEIVIE from the coding sequence ATGACTCAGCAAGCAAGCATCATACGAAATCCGGCTGTTATGATGGGGAAACCTACCATAGCCGGAACTCGTATCACTGTTGAACTGATCGTGCGTAAATTGGCGGGGGGCTTTACAATTGATGATATTCTCGGTATGTACCCGCACTTGAGCCGGGAGCAGGTTTTAGCAGCCCTTGACTACGCAGCCAATTTAATTGCTCACGAAATTGTCATTGAGTAA